In Myxococcus stipitatus, the following are encoded in one genomic region:
- the menD gene encoding 2-succinyl-5-enolpyruvyl-6-hydroxy-3-cyclohexene-1-carboxylic-acid synthase: MSGDSNLNVLWARALVEELVRGGARHAVVCPGSRSSPLALACARAEGLRVWSVIDERSAAFFGLGLAKQSRTPVILVATSGTAGAHFYPAVIEASLSQVPLVVLTADRPLELQGWGAAQTVPQARFYGEHARSFTDVGVPEASDAALTHLRATTARAVATSMRAPRGAVQLNVPFREPLAPVAEAFGEERLSALSKAGRPGVPLTRIVPPMPAPDAAVLEAVRQRIASTERGVIVCGPRDEVDGFSEAISALSQATGYPVLAEATSQVRYGGGPLTLSYYDALLRHAPFARTHRPELVLRFGGGLTPKVPQQWLDASGAEVVLFSDGGALFDPAHRAATVVEGSAVVACAALTKGQSRGSGRWAQGFLSAERMARGALEAAFAEKPEALTEPRVAREVVAALPAGGALFVSSSMPIRDVDAFAPAGTVPLRVLANRGANGIDGIISSALGVAAAASRPVVLLTGDLALLHDVGAFVTASRLKVPLTVVVVNNDGGGIFSFLPIAQVAKPDEFESLFGTPHGVDLAHAAALGGARLHRPVTPAALRGAVREGLEGGLHLVEVTVDRAANVDDHRQLFARMAAALGEGPWV; this comes from the coding sequence ATGTCGGGCGACAGTAACCTCAACGTGTTGTGGGCTCGAGCCCTCGTCGAGGAACTGGTGCGCGGCGGCGCGAGGCACGCCGTGGTCTGTCCGGGCTCGCGCTCCTCGCCCCTGGCGCTGGCGTGCGCGCGCGCGGAGGGCTTGCGTGTCTGGTCGGTCATCGACGAGCGCAGCGCCGCGTTCTTCGGCCTGGGGCTCGCCAAGCAGTCGCGCACGCCGGTGATCCTGGTGGCGACGAGCGGCACCGCGGGCGCGCATTTCTACCCCGCGGTCATCGAGGCCTCGCTGTCCCAGGTCCCCTTGGTGGTGCTCACGGCGGACCGTCCGCTCGAGCTCCAGGGGTGGGGCGCGGCGCAGACGGTGCCGCAGGCGCGCTTCTATGGCGAGCACGCGCGCAGCTTCACGGACGTGGGCGTGCCGGAAGCCAGTGACGCGGCGTTGACGCACCTGCGAGCCACCACTGCTCGCGCCGTGGCCACGTCGATGCGTGCGCCGCGTGGCGCCGTTCAGCTCAACGTGCCCTTCCGCGAGCCGCTCGCGCCGGTGGCGGAGGCCTTCGGTGAGGAGCGCCTGTCCGCGCTGTCGAAGGCGGGCCGTCCGGGTGTTCCGCTCACGCGCATCGTTCCGCCCATGCCGGCGCCGGATGCGGCGGTGCTGGAGGCGGTCCGTCAGCGCATCGCTTCGACGGAGCGCGGTGTCATCGTCTGCGGCCCGCGCGACGAGGTGGATGGGTTCTCCGAGGCCATCTCTGCGCTGTCCCAGGCCACGGGCTACCCCGTGCTGGCGGAGGCCACTTCGCAGGTGCGGTACGGAGGCGGGCCGCTGACGCTTTCGTATTACGACGCGCTCTTGCGCCATGCGCCGTTTGCCCGGACGCATCGGCCGGAGCTGGTGCTTCGGTTCGGGGGGGGCCTGACGCCCAAGGTGCCGCAGCAGTGGTTGGATGCGTCGGGTGCGGAGGTCGTCCTCTTCAGTGATGGCGGCGCGTTGTTCGACCCCGCGCACCGAGCGGCCACGGTGGTGGAGGGCTCGGCGGTGGTGGCGTGCGCCGCGCTGACGAAGGGGCAGAGCCGAGGGAGCGGGCGGTGGGCACAGGGCTTCCTCTCGGCGGAGCGAATGGCTCGAGGGGCGTTGGAGGCGGCCTTCGCGGAGAAGCCCGAGGCACTCACGGAGCCGCGAGTCGCACGCGAAGTGGTGGCCGCGCTCCCGGCGGGAGGCGCGTTGTTCGTCTCCAGCAGCATGCCCATTCGCGACGTGGATGCGTTCGCTCCGGCGGGCACGGTGCCCTTGCGGGTGCTGGCGAATCGCGGGGCCAACGGCATCGACGGCATCATCTCCAGCGCGCTGGGCGTCGCCGCGGCGGCTTCGCGTCCGGTGGTGCTGCTGACCGGTGACCTGGCGCTCTTGCATGACGTGGGCGCGTTCGTCACGGCGTCCCGTTTGAAGGTTCCGCTCACGGTCGTCGTGGTGAACAACGACGGCGGTGGCATCTTCTCGTTCCTGCCCATCGCGCAGGTGGCGAAGCCGGACGAGTTCGAGTCGCTGTTCGGCACGCCGCACGGCGTGGACCTGGCTCACGCCGCTGCGCTGGGTGGCGCGCGCCTGCACAGGCCGGTGACGCCCGCGGCGCTTCGTGGGGCGGTGCGCGAGGGGCTCGAAGGGGGCCTGCATCTGGTCGAGGTGACGGTGGACCGGGCCGCGAACGTGGATGACCACCGGCAGCTCTTCGCGCGGATGGCCGCCGCGCTCGGGGAGGGACCATGGGTGTGA
- the aroF gene encoding 3-deoxy-7-phosphoheptulonate synthase has protein sequence MGALVGGKQPDESAPAVARKDTGARRVLRASRPEGTRVRAGSVEVGGPGFVVMAGPCAVEGVEQVDRTAAAVAQAGAHVLRGGVFKPRTSPYAFQGMGEPGLHLLAEAGRRHGLPIISEVMETSQLPFMVESADILQVGARNMQNFSLLRALGKVRRPVLLKRGLSATLQEWLLAAEYILEGGNEQVLLCERGIRTFETEIRNTLDLAAVAWAKQRTHLPVIVDPSHATGQVDLILPMSLAAAAAGADGLLIEVHPRPEQALCDGNQALTPEHFQTLMQRLPAVLDAVGRHLWRPESPAQVVRAR, from the coding sequence ATGGGAGCGCTCGTGGGAGGCAAGCAGCCAGACGAATCCGCGCCGGCGGTGGCCCGGAAGGACACGGGTGCGCGGCGTGTGCTGCGCGCGTCCCGCCCCGAGGGAACCCGGGTGCGAGCGGGCTCGGTGGAGGTCGGTGGGCCAGGGTTCGTCGTCATGGCGGGCCCCTGCGCGGTGGAAGGCGTGGAGCAGGTGGACCGCACCGCGGCGGCGGTGGCGCAGGCCGGAGCGCATGTCCTCCGCGGCGGCGTGTTCAAGCCCCGCACCAGTCCCTACGCGTTCCAAGGAATGGGTGAGCCCGGGCTGCACCTGCTCGCGGAGGCCGGGCGTCGCCATGGACTGCCCATCATCAGCGAGGTGATGGAGACCTCACAGCTGCCCTTCATGGTGGAGTCCGCGGACATCCTCCAAGTCGGCGCGCGCAACATGCAGAACTTCTCCCTGCTGCGGGCGCTGGGCAAGGTGCGGCGCCCCGTCCTGCTGAAGCGGGGGTTGTCCGCCACGCTGCAGGAGTGGTTGCTGGCGGCGGAGTACATCCTCGAGGGCGGCAACGAGCAGGTCCTGCTGTGCGAGCGGGGCATCCGCACCTTCGAGACGGAGATTCGCAACACGCTGGACCTGGCCGCGGTGGCCTGGGCCAAGCAGCGCACGCACCTGCCAGTCATCGTGGACCCGTCCCACGCGACAGGCCAGGTGGACCTCATCCTGCCCATGTCGCTGGCGGCCGCGGCGGCCGGGGCGGACGGGCTGCTCATCGAGGTCCACCCCCGGCCGGAGCAGGCCCTGTGCGATGGGAATCAAGCGCTGACGCCCGAGCACTTCCAAACCTTGATGCAGCGTTTGCCAGCCGTGCTAGACGCAGTGGGTCGACACCTTTGGAGGCCGGAGAGCCCGGCCCAAGTCGTGAGGGCACGATGA
- a CDS encoding isochorismate synthase gives MKTLNPVEGQRWVAGMMPLAAVDPLSGADSLGVPTVYWERPLEREAAAGWGEAAVVVATESAQVPGVMATLGSWTLRWLDTPPNDMPGPWFGGLRFGATGLPDEEWAAHGVARWTLPEVLVWRTVTGVSVAAFAPEGRGGEDAVRSRLERVRARFAEGYRHARGGQVELSLKSSRPEFEARVERALEAINAGQLQKVVLARAVDVEGPAAFDVVDVLARLREQNPRCATFLFRAPDGTCFLGATPETLCRVSGRVLETEALAGTASPQQADGLRGVDKEVREHEAVVRYILATLRSLVADVQADAEPRLLTLKNVVHLRTGIRAELKEGVSAAQVVGALHPTPAVGGTPRERALSFLVEHEGLDRGWYAGPVGWMGPGRAHLMVALRSARVRGARARLFVGCGIVAGSIAEAEWRETEMKSLAVLRALGGVDVGRQ, from the coding sequence ATGAAGACGCTCAATCCCGTTGAGGGCCAGCGCTGGGTGGCCGGAATGATGCCCCTGGCCGCGGTGGATCCACTCTCCGGAGCGGATTCGCTGGGCGTTCCAACGGTCTATTGGGAGCGGCCCCTGGAGCGCGAGGCGGCGGCGGGGTGGGGCGAGGCGGCGGTGGTGGTGGCCACGGAGTCCGCGCAGGTCCCTGGCGTCATGGCCACGCTGGGCTCCTGGACGCTGCGTTGGTTGGACACGCCGCCCAACGATATGCCCGGTCCCTGGTTTGGTGGGCTTCGCTTCGGAGCGACGGGTCTTCCGGATGAAGAGTGGGCGGCCCATGGCGTGGCGCGCTGGACGCTCCCCGAGGTGTTGGTGTGGCGGACGGTGACCGGGGTGTCCGTGGCGGCCTTCGCCCCGGAGGGCAGGGGGGGCGAGGACGCGGTGCGCTCGCGGTTGGAGCGGGTGCGTGCGCGCTTCGCGGAGGGCTATCGGCACGCGCGCGGTGGCCAGGTCGAGCTGTCGCTGAAATCGTCGCGCCCGGAGTTCGAGGCGCGGGTGGAGCGTGCGCTGGAGGCCATCAACGCAGGGCAGCTCCAGAAGGTCGTGCTGGCGCGGGCCGTGGATGTGGAGGGGCCGGCGGCTTTTGATGTCGTGGACGTGCTCGCGCGCCTGAGGGAACAGAATCCTCGCTGCGCCACGTTCCTGTTCCGGGCGCCGGATGGCACGTGCTTCCTGGGGGCGACGCCGGAGACGCTGTGCCGCGTGTCCGGACGCGTGCTCGAGACGGAGGCGCTCGCGGGGACCGCCTCGCCCCAGCAGGCCGATGGGCTGCGCGGGGTGGACAAGGAAGTGCGCGAGCACGAGGCGGTGGTGCGCTACATCCTCGCGACGCTGCGCTCGTTGGTGGCGGACGTCCAGGCGGACGCCGAGCCGCGCTTGCTGACGTTGAAGAACGTGGTGCACCTGCGCACGGGCATTCGCGCGGAGTTGAAGGAAGGTGTCTCGGCCGCGCAGGTCGTGGGGGCGCTGCATCCCACGCCCGCGGTGGGAGGCACGCCTCGTGAGCGCGCGCTGTCCTTCCTGGTGGAGCACGAAGGCCTGGACCGCGGCTGGTACGCGGGGCCGGTGGGGTGGATGGGGCCTGGGCGTGCGCACCTGATGGTGGCGCTGCGCTCGGCGAGGGTGCGGGGCGCGAGGGCTCGGTTGTTCGTGGGTTGCGGAATCGTGGCCGGCTCCATCGCGGAGGCGGAGTGGCGGGAGACGGAGATGAAGAGTCTGGCCGTGTTGCGTGCGCTGGGAGGCGTGGATGTCGGGCGACAGTAA